A stretch of the Campylobacter concisus genome encodes the following:
- a CDS encoding molybdopterin synthase catalytic subunit, protein MQIYNGSLDVQSITNEWYERFKYKNCGALITFVGIVREEGGISALSFDIYEPILKKWLDAWEERAKKENAYVLFAHSKGDVAVHTSSYVAGIVSPQRKVALRLINEFVEDFKANAPIWKYDVINGERIYAKERSQAINGAGILA, encoded by the coding sequence ATGCAAATTTATAATGGAAGTTTGGATGTTCAAAGCATCACAAACGAGTGGTATGAACGCTTTAAGTATAAAAACTGCGGCGCACTCATCACTTTTGTTGGAATCGTAAGAGAGGAAGGCGGCATTTCGGCACTTAGCTTTGATATCTATGAGCCAATACTTAAAAAATGGCTAGATGCCTGGGAAGAGCGAGCCAAAAAAGAAAATGCCTACGTACTCTTTGCTCACTCAAAAGGCGATGTGGCGGTGCATACGAGCTCTTATGTAGCAGGCATTGTGAGCCCTCAAAGAAAGGTCGCGCTAAGGCTCATAAACGAATTTGTCGAGGACTTTAAGGCAAATGCGCCGATCTGGAAATATGACGTGATAAATGGCGAGAGAATTTATGCAAAAGAGCGCAGCCAAGCGATAAATGGTGCTGGAATTTTAGCTTAA
- a CDS encoding ABC transporter substrate-binding protein codes for MLNRRKFLGLSTALGVSAFAPNLFAKESFTMWGAPAIPSVIMAVAALQGELNKNYDVSLNIWKTPDQLRAGVASGDIKVTMSPSNVAANLRNQGLDFAMLNLLTLGVMNAMVKDEKIKNLEDFVGKKLIMPFRGDMPDLVLRALCKKRGIDVSKIDITYTATPPEALLLFLQKDFDILIVPQPLGEATILRGKKAGVSVHYSVDFPKIWGESFGTKPIIPMAGIIVERGFYEKSLSLFDTLHSDLKNALSWILENKQSAAKIGSSYLPAPEVALANAFDKANLTVTKANELQNEIMAFFEEIYQFNPKFLGGKIPDKGLFL; via the coding sequence ATGTTAAATAGAAGAAAATTTTTAGGACTTAGCACAGCTTTAGGCGTTAGCGCATTTGCACCAAATTTATTTGCAAAAGAGAGCTTTACTATGTGGGGTGCACCAGCGATCCCAAGCGTTATCATGGCGGTTGCTGCGCTGCAAGGCGAGTTAAATAAAAATTATGATGTAAGCCTAAATATCTGGAAAACACCAGATCAGCTTCGTGCAGGCGTGGCTAGTGGGGATATCAAGGTCACGATGTCGCCATCAAATGTCGCTGCAAATTTAAGAAATCAAGGGCTTGATTTTGCGATGTTAAATTTACTGACACTTGGCGTTATGAACGCTATGGTTAAGGATGAAAAGATCAAAAATTTAGAGGATTTTGTAGGCAAAAAGCTTATCATGCCATTTAGAGGTGACATGCCTGATCTTGTTTTAAGAGCGCTTTGCAAGAAGCGAGGCATAGACGTTAGCAAAATAGACATCACCTATACAGCAACGCCTCCTGAAGCCCTACTTTTATTTTTACAAAAAGATTTTGACATTTTAATAGTTCCACAACCTCTTGGCGAAGCGACTATTTTGCGTGGTAAAAAAGCAGGCGTTAGCGTGCATTATTCAGTTGATTTTCCAAAAATTTGGGGCGAGAGCTTTGGCACAAAACCAATAATCCCAATGGCTGGCATTATCGTAGAAAGAGGCTTTTACGAGAAAAGCTTAAGTCTATTTGACACGCTTCATAGCGATCTTAAAAATGCACTTTCTTGGATACTTGAGAACAAGCAAAGTGCAGCAAAGATAGGCTCAAGCTACTTGCCAGCTCCGGAAGTAGCACTTGCAAATGCTTTTGATAAGGCAAATCTAACAGTAACAAAAGCAAATGAGCTACAAAATGAGATCATGGCATTTTTTGAAGAAATTTATCAGTTTAATCCAAAATTTCTAGGCGGCAAGATACCAGATAAAGGTCTATTTTTATGA
- a CDS encoding TonB-dependent receptor: MRPILSLAVLSSLLLANEANLDIIKPIREFAPPPVITPNVAQSAFVENQFDRTQRGEYPFVTNLLDNSADMFHISAGMYGKSFYNSSLFKYRGANFYTILNANFTKANNYKDGSGKRWDYGYNRQGQSAILGFVPNDLSELRLTFLRDNIDKDKQPEHVMDAFKTTRKVGKLNIRLGEEDLSNTLNFDFILKKVERKADNFHLRDATPNVKVDLKRNIFEANLKYDADFASFHNQIGAGFEKDKHDGKRYMKQGNNWVFNGYRFADVRNDKFMLFDTLAYKFNEANEASLALKYEEQRSKLNGIDTKFFVPNPIAPNTTRKLVRQIYGEDVSDKIKKDAFSASLKYKFTPNDKDSYFAKLESLSRLPSNMERFNALYGPDDKGWIANPNLEPERHNRAVLGFKFGSEFYKEYLNSLQNKDAFSFSGHFIADSVKNLIIFDRRHSKAAMPLINKNAVISRNVDATLYSVNFNTEYSFARHFGLKSSLYYNYGQNKTDGRPLYQIRPFEANFAFDYKDYASFGSYNLGTALRLVSKQTRGDFSKQNGLGIDKKRGCKRIWFA, translated from the coding sequence ATGAGGCCCATTTTAAGCCTAGCAGTTCTTTCATCACTGCTTCTAGCAAATGAAGCAAATTTAGATATTATAAAGCCTATTAGAGAATTTGCTCCGCCACCAGTCATTACGCCAAACGTTGCACAAAGTGCCTTTGTCGAAAATCAATTTGACCGCACTCAAAGAGGCGAATACCCATTTGTTACAAATTTACTTGATAACTCAGCTGATATGTTTCATATCTCAGCTGGAATGTATGGCAAAAGCTTTTACAATTCATCGCTTTTTAAATATCGTGGCGCAAATTTTTACACCATTTTAAATGCAAATTTCACCAAAGCAAATAATTATAAAGATGGAAGTGGCAAAAGATGGGACTATGGCTACAATAGGCAAGGCCAAAGTGCTATCTTAGGCTTCGTACCAAATGATCTTAGCGAGCTTAGACTTACGTTTTTAAGGGATAATATTGATAAAGACAAGCAGCCAGAGCACGTGATGGATGCCTTTAAAACGACAAGAAAAGTCGGCAAACTAAATATTAGATTAGGCGAAGAAGATCTTTCAAATACGCTAAATTTCGATTTTATCCTAAAAAAGGTTGAGCGAAAAGCTGATAATTTTCATCTAAGAGATGCTACTCCAAATGTGAAAGTGGATTTAAAGAGAAATATATTTGAGGCAAATTTAAAGTATGATGCTGACTTTGCAAGCTTTCACAATCAAATAGGCGCTGGCTTTGAAAAGGATAAACATGACGGCAAAAGATACATGAAGCAAGGCAACAACTGGGTCTTTAACGGATATAGATTTGCTGATGTTAGAAATGATAAATTTATGCTCTTTGATACACTTGCTTATAAATTCAATGAAGCAAATGAAGCTTCTCTTGCCTTAAAATATGAAGAGCAAAGAAGTAAATTAAATGGTATCGACACTAAATTTTTTGTGCCAAATCCGATCGCACCTAATACCACTCGTAAATTAGTTCGTCAAATTTATGGTGAAGACGTAAGCGATAAAATCAAAAAAGACGCTTTTAGTGCAAGTTTAAAATATAAATTTACACCAAATGACAAGGATAGCTACTTTGCAAAACTTGAGAGCTTATCTCGCTTGCCAAGCAATATGGAGCGTTTCAATGCACTTTATGGTCCAGACGATAAAGGCTGGATAGCAAATCCGAATTTAGAGCCAGAAAGGCACAATAGAGCAGTTCTTGGCTTTAAATTTGGCAGTGAGTTTTACAAAGAATACCTAAACTCTCTACAAAACAAAGATGCCTTTAGCTTTAGCGGACATTTCATCGCTGATAGCGTTAAAAATTTGATCATTTTTGATAGACGCCACTCAAAGGCTGCGATGCCACTAATAAATAAAAATGCCGTCATCTCAAGAAACGTTGATGCAACGCTTTATAGTGTAAATTTCAATACAGAATATAGCTTTGCAAGGCACTTTGGGTTAAAAAGCTCACTTTACTACAACTACGGACAAAACAAAACCGATGGCAGACCACTTTATCAAATAAGGCCTTTTGAGGCAAATTTTGCATTTGACTACAAAGACTATGCAAGCTTTGGCAGCTATAATCTTGGCACCGCACTAAGGCTAGTTTCAAAGCAAACTAGAGGCGATTTTAGCAAGCAAAATGGCCTAGGTATCGACAAAAAAAGAGGCTGCAAAAGGATTTGGTTTGCTTGA
- a CDS encoding MoaD/ThiS family protein produces the protein MIEIEFLGPIGLENIKVEVKNLGEVKAALSQKEELKKWLNICAVAVNDEIVSDINFALKSGDKISILPPVCGG, from the coding sequence GTGATAGAGATCGAATTTCTTGGGCCTATCGGGCTTGAAAATATAAAAGTAGAAGTAAAAAATTTAGGCGAAGTAAAAGCGGCTTTAAGCCAGAAAGAAGAGCTTAAAAAATGGCTAAATATCTGTGCGGTTGCCGTAAATGACGAGATCGTAAGCGATATAAATTTTGCTCTTAAATCAGGTGATAAAATTTCTATCTTACCACCAGTTTGTGGGGGCTAA
- a CDS encoding TonB-dependent receptor, which yields MLDLYGGVEFKNKVGIRFGVANLFDKDYAEFISGDHVAALDPVVVHAPGRTFFISFHSSF from the coding sequence TTGCTTGATCTTTATGGCGGCGTAGAGTTTAAAAATAAAGTTGGCATAAGATTTGGCGTAGCAAATTTATTTGACAAAGATTATGCAGAATTTATCAGCGGTGATCACGTGGCAGCACTTGATCCAGTAGTCGTTCATGCCCCTGGCAGGACATTTTTCATTAGTTTCCACAGCAGTTTTTAA
- a CDS encoding molybdate transport repressor produces MITKESKKDVFWALAFGLGLFIFSIVGYFYLALGTASLFGIIIGALSVFFCIRKIFQNNFLRIEDDGFIITKGSKSIKFYFKDIDEIAIKSFGDKKKVETLSVKFKKNRLDRDACFGLVQPLGDDLIIIFDKYELSKFTISKELRDRLNNFRA; encoded by the coding sequence ATGATAACAAAAGAGAGTAAAAAAGATGTTTTTTGGGCGCTAGCCTTTGGGCTTGGGCTTTTTATATTTAGCATCGTTGGCTACTTTTATCTAGCTCTTGGCACAGCGTCTCTCTTTGGCATCATCATTGGCGCTCTCTCAGTGTTCTTTTGTATCAGAAAAATTTTTCAAAACAACTTTTTACGTATTGAAGATGATGGATTTATCATCACTAAAGGCTCAAAAAGCATAAAATTTTACTTTAAGGATATCGACGAAATCGCCATTAAGAGTTTTGGCGATAAGAAAAAAGTTGAAACTTTGAGTGTAAAATTTAAGAAAAACCGTCTTGATAGAGATGCTTGCTTTGGATTAGTGCAACCACTAGGTGATGATTTGATCATCATTTTTGATAAATATGAACTCTCAAAATTTACCATTTCAAAAGAGCTAAGAGATAGGCTTAATAATTTTAGAGCATAA